The following coding sequences lie in one Glycine soja cultivar W05 chromosome 16, ASM419377v2, whole genome shotgun sequence genomic window:
- the LOC114390823 gene encoding probable aquaporin TIP-type alpha — MATRRYSFGRADEATHPDSMRATLAEFASTFIFVFAGEGSSLALVKIYQDSAFSAGELLAVALAHAFALFAAVSSSMHVSGGHVNPAVTFGALIGGRISVLRAVYYWIAQILGAIVAALVLRLVTNNMRPSGFHVGQGVGVGHMLILEIIMTFGLMYTVYGTAIDPKRGSVSNIAPLAIGLIVGANILVGGPFDGACMNPALAFGPSLVGWRWHQHWIFWVGPLIGAALAALVYEYVVIPTEPPHQHQPLAPEDY; from the exons ATGGCAACCCGTAGATATTCTTTTGGAAGGGCTGATGAGGCCACTCATCCAGACTCCATGAGGGCCACTTTGGCTGAATTTGCATCCACTTTCATCTTTGTCTTTGCTGGAGAAGGCTCTAGCCTTGCTTTGG TTAAGATTTACCAGGATTCAGCTTTCTCAGCTGGTGAATTGTTGGCAGTTGCACTTGCACATGCATTTGCTCTATTTGCTGCTGTTTCTTCTAGCATGCATGTATCAGGTGGCCATGTCAACCCAGCTGTGACATTTGGTGCTCTCATTGGAGGCAGGATTTCTGTGCTCCGTGCCGTATACTACTGGATTGCTCAAATTCTAGGTGCTATAGTGGCTGCCCTCGTGCTCAGACTTGTCACTAATAACATG AGACCATCAGGGTTCCACGTGGGGCAAGGTGTTGGAGTAGGACACATGCTTATACTTGAGATAATCATGACATTTGGGCTAATGTACACTGTGTATGGTACTGCAATTGATCCCAAAAGGGGTTCTGTTAGCAACATTGCACCTTTGGCAATTGGACTCATTGTTGGGGCAAACATCCTTGTTGGTGGGCCATTTGATGGAGCCTGCATGAACCCTGCTCTAGCTTTTGGGCCTTCCTTAGTGGGCTGGAGATGGCACCAACACTGGATCTTCTGGGTGGGTCCACTGATTGGGGCTGCACTGGCAGCACTGGTGTATGAATATGTTGTGATCCCAACTGAGCCCCCTCATCAACACCAACCTTTGGCTCCTGAAGATTACTAG
- the LOC114389153 gene encoding uncharacterized protein LOC114389153, whose translation MRKKLLFATTKGLSFRSNRNFTPKSNHLFYEVCYSADPPKFQQRGWSHAASVPSEEPEAPKGQKRVPRHQRRAMVESFVNKYRAENAGKFPKISDTQKQVGGSYYVIREIVLELEYESKMNSSNSVDKFFVGKKFDESKLLTTEPVNVPSGNIEIAKESPVKDDSQSVVLDDKESVNTGYDHLEEKREPQTSYLERRLSDKLEIMSTPSNHCIAPESNIVEKFSKEPYPSSLDMPNDIKSEEAVSTYSDSFAPEHSQEEREHSPLFSENDGTGYDKAQGREYDFVRVEDHQKVEEKCIKKADCEIREQPDLEDLSRELLHSSLKVPNDVKSKEAVSNSSDSATQERHPLKEEIDRLSAPFIEKSVSSCSEGQTHDSKFVDMEKHSAFEKGYAIKDQDTVDGLKHKIGQSHRSLELDESKMDSSNKRETSVAVGAQKSTLWENMKSFATGILNIWKKS comes from the exons ATGAGGAAGAAGCTTCTGTTCGCAACCACTAAAGGCCTCTCCTTTCGCTCCAATCGCAACTTCACTCCCAAATCCAATCACT TATTCTATGAGGTATGCTATTCTGCTGATCCGCCGAAATTCCAGCAGCGTGGATGGTCACATGCTGCTTCTGTCCCTTCTGAGGAACCAGAAGCCCCAAAAGGCCAAAAAAGGGTTCCAAGACATCAAAGGAGAGCTATGGTGGAGTCTTTCGTGAACAA GTATAGAGCAGAGAATGCTGGGAAATTCCCAAAAATATCAGATACCCAGAAACAAGTTGGTGGCAGTTATTATGTTATCCGGGAAATCGTTCTGGAGCTAGAATATGAGTCTAAAATGAATTCTTCAAACAGTGTGGATAAGTTTTTTGTGGGAAAGAAATTTGATGAGAGTAAACTACTTACCACTGAACCTGTGAATGTTCCATCTGGTAATATTGAGATTGCAAAAGAAAGCCCTGTCAAAGATGATTCTCAATCGGTAGTTTTAGATGACAAGGAGAGTGTTAACACTGGATATGATCATCTTGAAGAAAAGAGAGAGCCACAGACTTCCTATTTGGAGAGGAGGTTGTCTGACAAACTTGAAATTATGTCTACACCA AGTAATCATTGTATTGCACCTGAAAGTAATATTGTGGAAAAGTTTTCTAAGGAGCCTTACCCATCAAGTCTCGATATGCCAAATGATATTAAGAGTGAGGAAGCTGTCTCTACTTATTCTGATTCTTTTGCACCTGAACATTCTCAAGAGGAAAGAGAACATTCTCCTTTGTTTAGTGAAAATGATGGTACTGGTTATGACAAAGCTCAGGGCcgtgaatatgattttgttcgTGTGGAAGATCATCAAAAAGTGGAGgaaaaatgcattaaaaaagCAGATTGTGAGATAAGGGAGCAACCTGACTTGGAAGACCTATCTAGAGAGCTTTTGCATTCAAGTCTCAAGGTGCCAAATGATGTGAAGAGCAAGGAGGCTGTATCTAATTCTTCTGATTCTGCTACTCAAGAAAGGCACCCACTAAAAGAAGAAATAGACCGATTATCTGCTCCTTTTATTGAAAAATCTGTAAGTAGTTGCAGTGAAGGTCAGACCCATGATTCCAAGTTTGTTGATATGGAAAAACATTCAGCATTTGAGAAAGGATATGCAATAAAAGACCAAGATACTGTGGATGGTCTAAAGCATAAAATAGGGCAATCTCATAGGTCTTTAGAGTTGGATGAGTCCAAAAT
- the LOC114390335 gene encoding probable leucine-rich repeat receptor-like protein kinase At1g68400, with amino-acid sequence MILFTHWSYLVGSKIHVNLFCAILSTIMSLAFKVSLLCVILFVSFKFNMVLCIELEEYYPEERDALMLIRDSLNSSVNLHGNWTGPPCIDNRSRWIGITCSNWHVVQIVLEGVDLSGYLPPTFLLNITFLSQLDFRNNALSGPLPSLKNLMFLEQVLLSFNHFSGSIPVEYVEIPSLQVLELQDNYLEGQIPPFDQSSLTSFNVSYNHLSGPIPETSVLQRFPESSYGNNSDLCGEPLDKLCPIEPPAPSPSPFPALKPNKRRFQAWIVALIGGAAALILLSLIIIIAFMFRKRRTNGKESIRNDSTEYVFRAWAKKMVSYAGNSDVSGRLGKLEFSNKKLPVFDLDDLLRASAEVLGRGNLGITYKTTLETGTVVAVKRLNHMNELNKKEFLQQMQLLGQMKHENLVEIISFYYSEDQKLIIYEFISDGTLCELLHEGRGIGRIPLDWTTRLSIIKDIAKGLVFLHDSLPQHKVPHANLKSSNVLIHQDSKGYHSKLTDYGFLPLLSAKQNAEKLAIRRSPEFVKGKKLTHKADVYCFGIIMLEIITGRIPGHILGEIEETTNDLSDWVRTVVNNDWSTDILDLEILAEKEGHDAMLKLTELALECTDMTPEKRPKMSVVLVRIEEIEQMRKEND; translated from the exons ATGATATTATTCACACACTGGTCATACCTGGTTGGTTCAAAAATCCATGTCAACTTGTTTTGTGCAATTTTATCCACCATCATGAGCTTGGCATTTAAGGTAAGTCTTTTGTGCGTGATCTTGTTTGTGTCATTCAAATTCAACATGGTCTTGTGTATTGAACTTGAGGAATACTATCCAGAAGAAAGAGATGCTTTGATGCTCATAAGGGATTCTTTGAATTCTTCTGTCAATTTGCATGGGAATTGGACAGGCCCTCCTTGTATAGACAATCGTAGTAGATGGATTGGTATCACTTGTTCAAATTGGCATGTTGTTCAAATTGTTCTTGAAGGAGTTGACCTTAGTGGTTATTTACCTCCCACATTCCTTCTAAACATAACTTTCTTGAGCCAACTTGACTTCAGAAACAATGCACTTTCTGGACCACTGCCAAGCCTCAAGAATTTGATGTTTTTGGAACAAGTCCTGTTATCATTCAATCACTTCTCAGGGTCAATTCCGGTGGAGTATGTTGAAATTCCTAGTCTACAAGTGTTGGAGCTGCAAGACAATTACTTAGAGGGTCAAATTCCACCCTTTGACCAATCATCATTGACAAGTTTCAATGTGTCATATAATCATCTGTCAGGGCCTATTCCTGAAACTTCTGTGCTGCAAAGGTTCCCAGAGAGTTCATATGGTAATAATTCAGATCTTTGTGGAGAGCCATTGGATAAGTTATGTCCTATTGAACCTCCTGCCCCATCTCCATCTCCATTCCCAGCACTGAAGCCAAATAAGAGGAGGTTTCAAGCATGGATTGTTGCTTTGATTGGTGGTGCAGCTGCACTGATTCTTCTTTCTCTGATCATTATTATTGCTTTCATGTTTCGTAAAAGACGTACAAATGGAAAAGAATCAATAAGAAATGATTCAACAG AGTATGTTTTTAGGGCATGGGCAAAGAAGATGGTGTCTTATGCTGGGAACAGTGATGTTTCTGGAAGATTAGGGAAATTGGAATTTTCCAACAAGAAATTGCCAGTTTTTGACTTGGATGATTTATTGAGGGCATCAGCAGAAGTGCTAGGAAGAGGGAACCTAGGCATTACATACAAAACAACACTTGAAACAGGAACTGTTGTTGCAGTGAAGAGACTTAACCACATGAATGAActcaacaaaaaggaatttctCCAGCAGATGCAATTGCTTGGCCAGATGAAGCATGAAAATCTAGTAGAAATAATCTCCTTTTATTATTCAGAGGACCAAAAGTTGATCATATATGAATTTATCTCTGATGGCACTTTGTGTGAACTCCTACATG AGGGTAGAGGAATTGGAAGAATACCACTTGATTGGACCACAAGACTTTCCATCATCAAGGACATAGCAAAGggtcttgttttccttcatgaCTCTTTGCCTCAACACAAGGTCCCTCATGCCAACCTCAAATCATCGAATGTCCTAATCCATCAAGATAGTAAAGGTTACCATTCCAAGCTCACAGACTATGGTTTCTTGCCACTACTCTCAGCCAAACAGAATGCAGAAAAGCTAGCCATAAGGAGGTCTCCAGAATTTGTTAAAGGGAAGAAGCTGACACACAAAGCTGATGTCTATTGCTTTGGCATCATTATGCTAGAGATTATAACTGGCAGAATACCTGGTCATATCCTAGGTGAAATTGAAGAAACAACCAATGATCTTTCAGATTGGGTAAGAACTGTGGTGAACAATGATTGGTCCACAGACATATTGGATTTAGAAATACTAGCAGAGAAAGAAGGGCATGATGCAATGTTGAAGTTGACAGAGTTGGCTCTAGAGTGTACAGATATGACACCAGAGAAACGGCCAAAAATGAGTGTAGTATTGGTGAGAATAGAAGAGAtagagcaaatgagaaaagaGAATGACTGA